The Mycobacteriales bacterium nucleotide sequence CGAGCCGCGGGTGCTCGCCGCGGTCTCCGGAGACGCGGCCTTCGCAGCCGCGGCCCGCCAGGACGACCTCTACTCCCCGGTCGCGGCCGCCCTCGGGGTCGACCGGCCGACGGCGAAGGTCGCGGTGCTCGCCGCGATGTACGGCCAGGTCTCGGGTGCCGCCGGCGAGGCCCTGCGCGGGCTGGACCGCGCGTACCCGGTCGCGATGGCCTACCTGCGGGCCGCCGAGGCGAGCGGCCGGGACCGGCGCGACCTGCGCACCCACGGCGGTCGGCGGCTGCTCCTGGACTGGGACGGCGACCCCGCGGGGCGCGGCCGCTACGCCCGCAACGCGGTCGTGCAAGGCGCTGCCGCGGAGCTGTTCAAGGCCTGGGCCGCGACCGTCCGGGCCGGGCTGCGGCCGCTCGGCGGGACGGTCGTGCTGTGCCTGCACGACGAGCTGCTGCTGCACGTGCCCGCCCCCGCCGCCGAACCTGCCGCCGCGCTGCTGCGGACCGCCCTTGACGGGGTCGCGTCCTGGTGGGCGCCCGGCTCGGGGGTCCGCTTCGTCGCGGACGTCTCGGTCCTCACCCGCTGGTCCGACGCCAAGCCCTGACCGCCCCGCCCCGCCCCGCCCCGGCCCCGCCCCGCCCCGGCCCGGCCCCTCGCATGATCACCAGGCGACCTGCACGAGACTCGCCGGGAGTCGACGCGCAGAGCACCTGACGATCATGGGAACCGGGGAGGTGCGGTGCCGAGCAGGGCGGAGCTCGAGGCGGCGTACGGCGCCGTCGTCCCGGACCTGGTCGCCCCCGGTCTCGCGGTCCTGCTGTGCGGCATCAACCCCTCGCTGTGGTCGGGGCTCACGGGCCACCACTTCGCGAACCCGAGCAACCGCCTGTGGCCAGTGCTGCACGGCAGCGGCTGGACGCCGCAGCGGCTGCACCCTTCGCAGACCGACGCGCTGCTGGGAGCCGGGCTCGGGATCACCAACCTGGTGCCGCGCGCGACCGCCCGGGCCGACGAGCTCACCGACGACGAGGTGCGCGCCGGGCTGCCGCGGGTCGAGGACCTGGCTTGGCAGTGGCAGCCGCGGTGGGTGGCGTTCCTGGGGCTCACCACCTACCGGGTGGCGACCGGTGACCGGCGGGCAGCGGTCGGCCCGCAGGAGCGCGACCTCGCCGGCGCCGGGGTGTGGCTGCTGCCCAACCCGAGCGGCCTCAACGCCTCCTGGCAGCTGCCGCGCCTGGTCGAGGCCTACGCCGCGCTCCGGGAGGCGGCCCGCAGCTGAGCACCCGCCGCGCGTTCAAGATCGACAGCGCATCTGCACGCCGCGACCGGCTCGGCCGAGCGTGACCCCAGGTGCGGATGTGCTGGTGATCAACCGGCCGGTCGGGCCGACGCCAGGCGTGGCTCAGCGGAAGCCGAAGGCCCCGAAGACGACGACGGCGATCGCGAACAGCACGACGAGCGCTGCGACGAACACGAGGTGGACGACCGACACCCAGAAGGCCGCCGTCGCGATGCCCTCGCCGGTGAGACGACCGCCGGACTCGCGGATCTCGCGCCGGGCGATGCGGGCGAGGATCACGCCCACGATCGCGCCGACGAAGGGGATCACGGGGAGGTAGGCGCTGATCGCGCAGACCAGCGCGATGACCGCCTTGGTCGACGTCTGCGGAGGTCCGCCCGGCGGTCCCCATCCGGGCTGCTCCC carries:
- a CDS encoding mismatch-specific DNA-glycosylase translates to MPSRAELEAAYGAVVPDLVAPGLAVLLCGINPSLWSGLTGHHFANPSNRLWPVLHGSGWTPQRLHPSQTDALLGAGLGITNLVPRATARADELTDDEVRAGLPRVEDLAWQWQPRWVAFLGLTTYRVATGDRRAAVGPQERDLAGAGVWLLPNPSGLNASWQLPRLVEAYAALREAARS
- a CDS encoding DUF4190 domain-containing protein, with the protein product MTTPPPGYGPPPGWDAGTGSTPPTPPGYGAPPGSPPGQGAWEQPGWGPPGGPPQTSTKAVIALVCAISAYLPVIPFVGAIVGVILARIARREIRESGGRLTGEGIATAAFWVSVVHLVFVAALVVLFAIAVVVFGAFGFR